The window ACGTTCCGGGAAAATCACCTCCAGCCTCATTCAGGTCACCTCTATCACCCCTTGCCCAGTCGTGGAAGCCCATTATTCCGCCCTTTTTTAAGACTCTATACAGACCTGACAGAGCGACTTCTTTATTCATCCAATGACAAATTGTTTCGTTGTGAAAAATCTTGTTAAAAGTGTTTTCAGAATAATCTATCTTGTGAACATCTTTAATGTCCCTTTTTATTAAAAAATCAACCCCCTCAAGAATGTCACAATCGATTGCCTTTTGAATTTGATTTGGATTGATATCGAATCCGATAATCCTGCAGCCATATAATTTTGCCATGAGTCTTGTTGGGGCGCCATTTCCGCATCCTGCATCCAGTATGAAGTCATCCTTCTCAATCTTCATCATTCTTAGTAGCTTTATTACTTCTGATTGCAGGTGATGTGACATGCTTTCAGTATCAAATACCCTTCTATCGAGACTTTTTGGATCAACACCGAAAGACTTATACATTTTTTCAAGTTCTTCTGCTGTATAAACTGGGAACCCTATATTTTCGGAAAAGCTTTTGATTATATTTTTTGTGACCTGTTCTTCATTTAACATGACTTTTCCCCCCAAAAACATTCTCTTTTTTGCTAAATATAAGTTCTGCTTCTGCCACTTTCTTTTCACCAACGAATGCCTCTGCGGTCACGTATGCACCGGTCGATAAAGATTTGATATTCATCACCTTAATTTTTAACTGATCCCCTGGAACAACAGGATGATGAAACCGTGCCTTAACAGAACCGAGGAAATAGATAGATTTCTCTTCATTTGGTTCTATCTTAGTGCCTGCAGCAAAAAGAATTATAGCAGTCTGTGCCATAGCTTCAATTATAGCAACACCTGGCATAATTGCAACTTCAGGAAAATGGCCAAGAAAGAATATGTCATTTCCTGATACATTCTTTACTGCTAAGGCCTCTTTGCCAGGATTAACATCCAAAATCTTATCAATCATGATAAAAGGAAACCGCTGAGGGATAAGTTTTTTTATCTCTTCAAAATCGAGTTGCATTTTAGCCTCCATACTTTCCAAGCACGATTGCTGTATTATTACCATAGAAATCAGATGCGGTTAAAAGTATATTATTTATTTTTTTACTTATCGCAATATTTGGCACGTAGTCCAGATCGCATTCAGAATCTTTTTCTAAATAATTTACTGTAGGAGGGATGATACCTTTTTGTAGAGAACAAACTGCTGCAGCAAGAGATAAAGCTCCTGATGCAGAATATGATTCACCTATCATTGATTTGATTGAACTAATAGGTATTTTGTATATCTGTTTTCCGAAAACCTCCTTAAAAACTTTTGTTTCCATTCTATCAAGTCCTTTAGCGGAGTTTGCGCTTGCAGAAATATAATTTATGTCGTCCGGATAAAGAGATGCACTTTTCAATGCATTGTTAATTGCGTTAATTAGACCTTTTCCTTTATGACTAAAATTGCTGTCTGATTCAGGATCAAAAGAATTGCCATAACCAAGCACATAAGCAAGTATTTTCGCGCCTCTTTTTAGTGCATATTCTTCATCTTCAAGAACAAGTACTGAAGCACCTTCAGAAAGAATAAAACCGTTTCTTCTCGCATCGAACGGGCAACATAGAGGTTCTGACCCATCAGTTCCAGATAAATATCCAAGTTTGTAAAAGGTAAGAAATGTCTCTTCGCATAATTCTTCAACTCCTCCGGCAAGCACGATATGCGCTCTACCTAAATTTATAAAATCATAAGCATAAGAGACAGCATCAAGACTGGCACAAAAACCTGTAGATATTGTTGTATTGAAGCCTTTTATTTTGAAACGAATTGATACCTGACTTGCTGGGGAATTAATTACTGTATTGGGGAAATGAGATGGATTGACATATTTAGGACCTTCGATAAGACTTACACGGTCAAACTGGGATATGCTGTGAAGGCTTCCAAAAGTTGTTCCAATAGAGACACCGGTAGAGTGAGTGTTATCTTCTGAGATGTAAAGATTTGCATCTTCAATCGCTAACTTAGCTGCAGAGCAGATCAATGTTGTGCTTCTATCAAGAATGCGAAGATCTTTTTTACCGAGGAAAGTGATGGGATCAAAATCATTAATTTCCCCTGCTATATGAACATTAAAATTAGATGTATCAAAAAGGCTTATTGTTCTAAATCCTTTTTTGCCTTGAACCAGGTTATCCCAGTAAATGTCTTTCCCAATTCCTATCGGTGAAATAACACCAATACCGGTTATAACAATTTTTTTGTTCATTCCTTTTTAATTTTATATCATTTAAAATTTAATAAAATACTTTAATAAACGATGCTAACTATTTGAATTATAGTATAATTATACATAGCTGAATTAACCCCTACAAAAAAAGTTATTTTCTTATCAAATAAAATACAATCAAACCAGAGTTATCACGGTTTTCTGATATTGCAGAATCAGGTATATTAGCCATGGTCAATATATTCCTGAATTCTTCTTCATTCCTCTGGAGGAAGCCGTCCCAGTCAACAATCCAGTGATAATCCGGGCCAATATAACGATTTGCATCCTTAAAAGCTGCTATTAAAATGCCACCTGAATTAAGAAGTTGATACAGGGAATTTAATATTCTTATTAGAAATTCGGTTTCAAGATAATCAAAAAATCCAACACTGTAAATAATATCCTGCTTCCCGAATTCTTTCATGTTTAATTCGTGGTCGAACATTCTGAGTGCATTATATTTTCGAAGGACAACCTGTTTTGATGATAGAGGAGAAATGTTTGTATATGAGAGACGATTGGCAGCAAAAGCAAGAGCATCGTTATCAAGATCAATGCATGTAAATTTAGCAGATGAACTTTCGATTTCGGAAGATAATTCAAACACTTCTCTGCAAGACCCGCACGCTATATTTAATACAGCGGGATTATTTCTAATTAGTAGTTCATCTTTCAATATTGTTCTTAGTTTTTCTATTCTGTTTCTTACTGCTACAGTCAATGGAGCCCTTAGAAAAGCTAAATCCAGATAATAGCCAAGTCCTTGGGATAACGGGGTATTCCTGTACATGCCTTCGAGCATTTTATAGTCACCTTGATAGCCCTGAGGCCATGTTCGTGCACGGTTCATGAAATAGCTTTTTGATATTATATGGTTTGTTTTTTCACGGAATCTTATTTGAGCATCACGTATAATATTTCTGTCTTTAACTTTTTCTTCAAAGTGTATATATGCATTTCTTATCTCTGAAATAGCATCCTCTATAGCCTGTAAAATGTCCTGAGGATTTTCATTTTTGTTTTGACATTTTTTTTCTATTTCTTCGAGTCGTTTGTTGAATAATTCTGTCGCTTCATCGATAATATCAACATGTTTCCCGTCCAGTTCAACTCCTACCCGGTAGCCATTATCAGACTTAATACAATACTTTACAAAACCAGCTTTATCTTCTATGCCCTCATTAAACCAGATAATATGCCCCGGTTCTAACGGATAGTCTGTGTAAATACCTAAACCATTTTCACTGATATCAAAAGACCTGCCATGTGCCTTTAGCCATTTGCGTTTCCTGTCAATAATTGAGCTGAAAGAATAATCAATAGATTGAGTAAACGGTTTTCTTTCAAATCTCCTTACCCTTTCATACTGAGCTTTCAATACATTTTCCATGCTGTTTTACCTCCTCTTTATAGAAAAATAGTTTTATAAAAATGACAAAATGTTTTTAACCATAATTTAAACAATTCTATTCTGTCTTGCTCCCTTTCCCAAATTTATCTAAAAAAGGTTTTACAAGATCTATCGGGACAGGGAAGATTATCGTTGAGTTTTTCTCTGTTGCAATTTCTGTCAAAGTCTGCAGAAATCTAAGCTGTAATGCCGAGGGTGAAGTTGCAATAATATTTGCAGCCTCTGTGAGTTTTTGCGCAGCCTGGAATTCACCTTCAGCATGGATAACCTTTGCCCTTCTTTCACGTTCGGCTTCTGCCTGTTTAGCAATCGCTCTTAACATTTCAGTTGGGAGATCAACATTTTTTACTTCGACCGCAGTTACTTTTATACCCCATGGCTCGGTCTGGAAATCGATAACCTTTTGAAGCTCTGCATTGACTTCCTCTCTTTTAGTCAGAAGATCGTCAAGCTGGCTCTGTCCGAGTATGCTCCTGAGTGTTGTTTGAGAAATCTGTGAAGTAGCAAAATAGAAATCTTCGACCTCAGTGATGGCTTTTATAGGATCCATTACACGGAAATAGATAACTGCATTAACTTTAACAGTTATATTATCTTTTGTTATTACGTCCTGAGGTGGCACATCCATAGTTACCGTCCTTAGACTGACTTTAACGAGTTTGTCGATTATCGGCCAAATTATGACAAGGCCAGGACCTTTAACTGGTATCACCCTGCCAAGCCTGAAGACAACTCCTCTTTCATATTCCCTTAGAATTTTGATAGCACTTGAAAGGAAATATATAATTAAGAATATTATCAAGAGGAAACCCATAAAAGATGGTGCAATAAAAGGCATGATAAACTCCTTTCTTAAACTATAGTTTTTTTACCTTAACAGTTAAACCTTCGATAGATTCTATAACTATCTTTTCCCCTTTTGTTATAGGTTCATCTGAAAAAGCTGACCATCGTTCTCCGTGTAATAATACCATTCCTCCTTCTTTTGTAATATTGGTAACCGCAATACCTTTTTCTCCCATTAGACCCTCTAACCCTGTTACAGGTTTTCTTTTATATGCCTTAAATGCAAGGCTGAATGTTAGTGTAAAAAATAAGGCAGTTATGATTACTGCTGGAAGTATGATGTAAAAGGAAAGTTTCATGAACGGTGCTGGTGATTCAAATAACATGATTGAACCAAGTATCATTGAAATTATTCCACCTATCGTTAATATGCCATGTGATATGATTTTTACTTCCAATATAAACATGATAATGGAAAGAATGATTAATAACAAGCCTGCATAATTTACAGGAAGGGTCTGAAAAGAATAGAAGGCGAGTATCAGGCATATCCCTCCTATCACTCCAGGAAAAATTGAACCTGGGTTTGTTAGCTCAAAAAATAGACCATAAAAACCAAGGAGCATTAATATATAAGCAATATTAGGATCAGATATCAGCCCCAGTATTTTGTGTCTGATGCTCATGTTTTCACGTATTACAACAGCATTTTTGGTATTTAGCACTTTTTCCCCGAGAATTGTTTGAACTTTTTTACCATGGATTTCGTCAAGTAAAGAATTGATATTCTTTGATATTAAATCAATTACATGAAGATTAAGGGCCTCTGTTTCTGTAGCAGAAATGCTTTTTCTGACAGCATCTTCTGCCCATTGAATATTTCTTGCTCTTTTCTCAGCAATAGATTTTATGTATGCAGCCGCATCGTTTGTTGCTTTTTCTGCCATTGTTTTATCCATTTTTTCACCGATACCTACAGGATGAGCAGCCCCTATATTTGTTCCTGGAGCCATTGCTGCAATATGTGATGCCAGAGTTATAAAGACACCTGCTGAAGCTGCCCTGCTTCCACTTGGTGAGACATATACTATTACTGGTATTTCACTGCCAATTATATCTTTCACAATATTTCTCATAGAAGTATCTAATCCACCCGGAGTATCTAATTCAATAATGAAAGCTTCCACTTTTCTTTCATTTGCTTTTTTTATTTGTTTTGTAATGAATTCAGCAACAACTGGATTTATTACGCTCTGAATAGTTATTACCATAACTTCTTTTTTTGTTTCTTGTGAATATGATATAGAAAAAATTGAATAGAGTAGAAAAATTAAAATAATACTCCATGAAAATATAATTTTTTTCTTTAAACAAAAGGGGGTATATATCATATTTCAAATTATAGTTTTAATAAAAAGGAATTTCAACAAGCTATTAAAATATATAAAATCGTTAAATTTCAAGCAGTTCAAAAAGTGTTATTAATACAGATTCACTTAGTGCTTTAAGATTATATCCACCCTCGAGGGTAAAAATAATGGGCGGGATTGTATGTCGTACTAACTTTTGACATGAAATAATACTTCTTACAATATTTCTTATTCCTTCATTAGAAACATAAATTCCAGAGAGAGGATCACTCGAAAGAATATCATATCCAGCAGATACGAGAATAATATCAGGATTAAATTTCATTACGAGGTTTGGTAATATATCATTATAACAATGAAAAAAGTCTTTATCTCCAGAGCCTGCTTGTAAAGGTATATTATATGTAAATCCCTTACCCTTGCCAACCCCTCTTTCTGAATCAGTACCTGTGCCTGGATAATGAGGATATTGGTGTGTGCTGAAATAAAATATTGTGTCATCTTCTTCAAATATATGCTGTGTTCCATTTCCATGATGCACATCAAAGTCAACAATAAATATCTTTTTATAGCCAATTTTTTGTGCATATCTTGCACCAATAGCAACATTATTGAATATACAAAAACCCATTGCACTATCTTTCTCAGCATGATGCCCAGGAGGTCTAACTGCACAGAATGCCCTTTCTATTATTCCCTGTTTAGTTTTTTCAAGAGCTTCTATAATGGCGCCAGCAGCGTAAAGTGATACTTCGAATGTATGCTCTGATATATATGTATCCGAATCGTAAAATCCCGTAAAGGATTTTATGTTATCGAAATATTTTTTTGTATGAACTTCAAGAATATCATTTTCTTTTGCAGGACAGGGTTTTAGATGAATTAGCTTATTCCATAAAATAGATTTCTGGAGTGTTTCGAGGATTACTGTTAATCTCTGAGAAGATTCAGGATGCCCAGGTGGCATTTTATGCTTAAGAAATATATCATCATATATAAAACCAACTTTTTTCATTTTAAACCTGACATTTGCTATAGGGTCTCCATATTTCTGTCATTCTACGCTTTATGTGAAAACCAGTTTTTCTGGTTTCCTGCTGAGTTTATCCCGTACTTGATACAGGGTATTAAGACGCATTTCAGGATATTTACATAATTTAGAAACCCTGTGGTTTTACCGCAGGGTTTCTCATTAAACAAAGGGTAGATGATTAATCACCATTTTGATTAATCTACTTAAAACAAACAACAATTAAAATAAACCTTTAACTTTACCTGTTTTTACATCCACATCCACTCGACGAAATGCAGGGTCTGAACTTGTTCCTGGCATAAGACTGATATTTCCAGCTACAGGACAGATGAACCTTGCCCCACCATAAATAAGAAAATCACGAATGTGAAGTGTCCATCCTTTTGGTACCCCTTTAATTGTAGGGTCATGAGAAAGGGATAGGTGAGTTTTTACCATCATTGTAGCATAATCTCTGAATTTTGGATCCTTTTCAAACCTTTCAGCTTTAGCTGTTGCCTCAGGTGAGTAACTAACACCGTTTGCACCATAAACCTCTTTAGCTATTAGTTCAATTCTTTTCCGTATAGGGGTTTCAAGATCATAGAGGAATTTAAAATCAACCCTATCATTACAGGCATCAATGACTGCATCAGCCAGCTCGAGAGCACCTTCACCTCCATATTGCCAGTGCTGTGATACAGCAACACGTGCACCTGCAGCCTCACACATCCTCTTCGTTAATTTAACCTCTTCATCTGTATCAGTGTGGAACCTGTTTATACAGACAACAGGATTTATGCCTGCCTTTTTCACTGTATTAATATGATGAATTACATTTGACATTCCATCTTCAAGCCATTTGAGATTTTCCTCAAAATATTCCTTTGGAATAGGTCTACCTGGGATTACAGGTGGTGCTCCTGCATTAACACCATGATGTTTCAATGCCCTTATTGTTGCGGTGATTACAGATACATTAGGAATATTGCCTGAATAACGACATTTTACATTCCAGAATTTTTCAAAACCGATATCTGCACCAAAACCTGATTCTGTAATATGATAGTCAGACAATTTAAGACACATCTTATCTGCAACAACGGAAGATTGACCGACAGCAATATTTGCAAAAGGCCCTGCATGTACAAAACACGGCTGGCCTTCCAATGACTGGAGTAAATTTGGATTTATAGCATCTCGCATCCATGCTGTCATTGCTCCTGCAACTTCCAGATCTTCTGTTGTAATTGGATTTCCTTGTTTATCATATGCAACTACAATACCACCTATTCTTTTGCGAAAATCTGCAAGGTCACTGAATATAGACAATATAGCCATTACTTCAGACGAAACTGCAATGCCGAATTTAGATGGCATCATGAAACCATCCATTTTACCACCAATCCCTATAATGATATTACGGAGAGCTTGCGCACAATAATCAATAACCCATCCCATTTCAATGTTTTTAGGATCAATATTTAGGCGCTTCAAATTTCTTTTTGAGAGTTGTTCATCTGTGTAATTGAATTCATGTTGCATTCTTGCTGTCAGAGCAACCATAGCAAGGTTATGGGCATTCATAACAGCGTTGATGTCACCGGTAAGACCAAGAGAAAATTCTGTGAGAGGAATACATTGTGATAAACCACCGCCTGCAGCAGAACCTTTAATATTCATAGTTGGACCGCCTGATGGTTGGCGTATAGCTGCGGTAACTTTCTTTTTACGTTTACCCAATCCTTGTAAAAGACCGAGGGTAGTTGTTGATTTTCCCTCACCTAAAGGGGTAGGGGTAATCGCTGTTACTTCGATAAATTTACCATCTGGCTTATTTTTTAATCGATCGAGCACTTTTGAATAATTTACTTTTGCAATATAGTGTCCATGAGGTATAAGTTCATCCGTTTCAATCCCCAATTCCTCAGCCAATTGCAAAGAGGTCTTCATGGTTTTCTCCGCTGCTTCAGCAATTTCCCAATCTGCATTTTTTGTAGGGTCCAATAGCATGTTAAAAATCCTCCTTTCTTAATAGATTGGTGTCATTAGTCAACAGTCATTTGTTACTGATTAGATATAACGATAGTTACAAAATTCCATTTTTACTGATGACCAGCGACTAATGCAGTGACGCCTATTGTTTATGTATTAATAGCTAATTAAAGCACTCAGGAATTTATCATTCATTCTTCTTAAATTCTTACTCATCACGATAGCAATTCTCTTAACAATATTAAGTGCCATAGCACAGTCTTCTTCCATTAATCTCTCAAAATCTTCTTTGGGAAGCAAAAGCAGTTCCGAGTCTTCAATGGCTACGGCGGTTGCTACATGTTTTCGATTTTCGAGAATGGACAATTCTCCAAAAAAATGACCTGTAGTCAGAACAACGAGTGTTTGCCTCCAGCCATCTGCTGTAACCCTTGAAATCTCAACCTTGCCACTGTGTATTAGCCATAATCCTTTTGTGTCGTCTTTTTCTTTAAAGACTTGTTCACCTTTTTTAAATGATATCTTCTTTAACATTTTAGATATCTTGTTAAGAGTTACGCCGTTTACATCTTGTAACAATATCTGCTGTTTTAAAATATCTGTTTTAATCATAAATGACCTCCTCCGTTATTAAACACTAAAATTTTTAATTGCCTCTATCTTAACTGCACAAACTTTCAATTCTGGTATTTTTGCGATTGGGTCGAGAGCATTATTTGTGAGAATATTTGCCGCTGCTTCTTTGAAATGGAAGGGTATAAAAACAGTGCCTTTTAATAAGCGATCTGTTGTATAAACTCTGATATCAATATGTCCCCTTCTTGAAGACACTCTTACCATGTCTCCATCAAATACGCCAATATTGGAAGCATCTTCAGGATGTATTTCTATGTACGCATCGGGAGATATAGCATTAATAGCGTGGATCTTTCTTGTCATAGTACCTGTATGATACTGGAAAAGCTGTCTTCCTGTCGATAGATAGAACGGATATTCTTCATCAGGTAGTTCTTCAGATGGTCTATAATTAACAATTGTAAAAACAGCTTTCCCTCTCGGAAAACCACCTTTGAACAGATATGGTGTTCCTGGATGATCAAGAGTAGGGCATGGCCATTGAATGCCTTTTTGGGAAATTCTTCCATATGTTATACCAGCTAAAGCTGGCCAGAGTTCTGCTGCTTCACGAAAGACTTCTTCAATGATTGTATAGTTCATTTTATATCCAAATCTCTTAGCTAATTCTATAATAATGTTTGCATCATCTTTAGATTCACCCGGCGGATCAATTGCCTTTCTGACGCGTTGAACCCTTCTCTCTGTATTCGTAAATGTCCCGTCTTTTTCCGCAAAACATGCAGATGGAAGTATGACATCAGCAAGAGCTGCCGTTTCGGTCATAAATATGTCCTGGACAACAAGAAAGTCAAGATTATTTAACGCCTTCAATGTATGATTCAAATCAGGGTCGCTAAGAGCTGGATTTTCTCCCATGATATACATCGCTTTTATATTTCCGAGAATCGCTTCTTTTATCATCTCAGTAGCAGTAAGGCCGACCTTGCCGGAAAGATTTACTCCCCATGCTTTTTCAAATTTAGTTCTTACACCATGGATATTTACTCTTTGGTAACCTGTATAAAAATCAGGGATACAACCCATATCGGTTGCTCCCTGGACATTATTCTGACCTCTGAGTGGATTGACGCCTGTGCTTTCTCTTCCAAGATTACCGCTTATTAAAGCAAGATTAGCTATTGTAAATACATTTTCTGTTCCATGGGTGTGTTGGGTAATCCCCATTGTATAATAAATTCCAGGCCTCACTGCATTTCCATAAAGAAGTGCTGCCTTTATAATTTTTTCTTTAGGAACTCCTGTGATTCTTTCGCCTTCTTCAGGAGTAAAATGATTAAGAGATTCTTTAAAACTTTCGAAACCATCAGTCCGTTCTTCTATGAACTTTTTATCAATTAAATCTTCTTTAATCATTACGTGCATTATTGAATTTATAAGCGCAACATCAGTTCCAGGCCTATGCTGTAACCATAATGTTGAGAATCTTACAAGGTCGATTTTTCTTGGGTCAGCAACAATAAGTTCCGCTCCTTTTCTAATAGCCTTCTTCATTTTCAGTCCTATAATTGGATGTGTTTCAGTTGTGTTCGAACCTATAACAAAGATTACATCATGACCCTCAATTTCAGGAATCGAATTTGTCATTGCTCCTGAACCAAATACAGTTGCCAGCCCGGCAACTGAGGAACTATGTCAGTACCTCGCACAATGGTCAACATTATTCGTTCCGATTACAGCTCTCATGAACTTCTGAAATAGGTAGTTTTCTTCATTTGTGCATCGGGCTGAAGCGAGGCCACCTATTGCGTCAGGCCCATAATTCTCTTTTATCTCTCTAAGCCTTTTTGAAACGTATTCGAAGGCTTCGTCCCATGATACCTCTCTAAAGAGTGAGGTGTGAGTTGTGAAATGTGAGGTGATTACCTCCCCATTCGGATTCTCTTTTGGGGCTATTCTAATGAGAGGTTTTGTAAGTCTTTCAGGACTGTTGACAAACCCATAGCCAAATCTACCCTTTGCACAGAGCCATCCCTCATTAATAGTGTTTTCTCTTGATGATACCCTTATGATTTCATTCCTGTGGATATACAAAGTTATATTGCATCCACATCCACAATAAGGACATATGGTTTCAACTTCTTTAAAATTCTGTCTTCCTTTGTTAGCCCACATCTTACCGGTAAGGGCTCCTGTAGGACATACTGCAACACATTGACCACAAAATTCACACTTAAGATCTTTATCAAACGGAGGAGCAATTTTTGTATTGAGCCCTCTATATGCAAAATCAATAGCGCTTACCCCCTGAACTTCTTCACAAATACGGACACACTGCCCGCACAGAATGCATTTTTCCATATCTCTTTCTATAAAAGGATTTGCATCCCTTTTTGTATAAATTCTTCTTTGACCCTCAAATCTGTTTTCTCTTAAACCATAAAAATAAGCTAATTCCTGAAGTTTACAATCTCCTGACCTTTCACACACCATGCAATCTTTAGGATGGTCAGAAAGGATTAATTCAAGAGTTGTTTTTCTTAATTTTTCAAGTGTAGGGCTTGTTGTTTTAACTATCATGCCATCTTTTGCAAAAGTTGTGCAGGAGGCAACTGGTTTAGCGATTCCATTTACCTCGACTAAACAAAGTCTACATCCCCCATAAGGCGAAAGGGCAGGATGGTGACACAGAGTAGGAATAGGAATATCGAGTTTCCTTATAGCATCGAGAATTGTGGAAAGTTTCCTCACAGTTACTGTTTTGCCGTCTATTTTTAGTGTTACCATATTCCTCTTTACAAATATTGTCTATTTATTAATGTTTGCTCCTTATAATTCGGCAGTCCTTAAGCCGGAACCCATTTTTATAGATTCTAAATTCCTGCTTCCACAGGAATGAAAAAATTCCCGAATATATCAAAAGACTACTATTCTTACAGTTCACGGTTCACGATTTCGTAATTGCCTTAAACTTGCATACATCAAAACATGTCCCGCATTTAATGCATATGTCAGTGTCTATTTTATGTGGAGATTTTCGCACACCTCTGATTGCATCAGCAGGACATACCCTTTTGCATGCTCCGCAACCTGTACATAAGTCTTCATTTATGTAATATGTAATCAAATCTCTGCAGACTGCTGCAGGACATTTTTTGTCTCTGATATGAGCTTCGTATTCGTCCCTGAAATATTTGATAGTACTCAACACAGGGTTAGGAGCAGTCATTCCGAGACCACAAAGAGAAGTTGCCCTTATATGAGTACCCAGATCTTCGAGAAGTTCTATATCACCTTCTTTGCCATTGCCATTAGTAATTCTTTCCAATATTTCAAGCATCCTTTTTGTTCCAATCCTACAAGGCACGCATTTACCACAGGATTCTGCCTGTGTAAATTCAAGAAAAAACTTTGCTGTATTAACCATACAACTTGTTTCGTCGAGAACGACCATCCCACCTGAACCCATTATTGAACCAACTTGTGCAAGTGATTCGTAATCTACTTCGATATCAAGAAGATCTGCAGGTATACATCCTCCCGAAGGCCCTCCTGTTTGCACTGCTTTTAAAGACTTGCCACCTTCAATCCCTCCGCCAATATCATAAATTATTTCCCTCAGGG is drawn from Nitrospirota bacterium and contains these coding sequences:
- a CDS encoding methyltransferase domain-containing protein, with amino-acid sequence MLNEEQVTKNIIKSFSENIGFPVYTAEELEKMYKSFGVDPKSLDRRVFDTESMSHHLQSEVIKLLRMMKIEKDDFILDAGCGNGAPTRLMAKLYGCRIIGFDINPNQIQKAIDCDILEGVDFLIKRDIKDVHKIDYSENTFNKIFHNETICHWMNKEVALSGLYRVLKKGGIMGFHDWARGDRGDLNEAGGDFPGTYAEGVWFQHTIQETKSLLEQAGFVVLHTEDTTDIVDRGLRARLRELQMSKVYLKGASEEYFHKSIRYFKVMIETHYNYLRYGRFLCFKK
- the fabZ gene encoding 3-hydroxyacyl-ACP dehydratase FabZ gives rise to the protein MQLDFEEIKKLIPQRFPFIMIDKILDVNPGKEALAVKNVSGNDIFFLGHFPEVAIMPGVAIIEAMAQTAIILFAAGTKIEPNEEKSIYFLGSVKARFHHPVVPGDQLKIKVMNIKSLSTGAYVTAEAFVGEKKVAEAELIFSKKENVFGGKSHVK
- a CDS encoding beta-ketoacyl-[acyl-carrier-protein] synthase family protein translates to MNKKIVITGIGVISPIGIGKDIYWDNLVQGKKGFRTISLFDTSNFNVHIAGEINDFDPITFLGKKDLRILDRSTTLICSAAKLAIEDANLYISEDNTHSTGVSIGTTFGSLHSISQFDRVSLIEGPKYVNPSHFPNTVINSPASQVSIRFKIKGFNTTISTGFCASLDAVSYAYDFINLGRAHIVLAGGVEELCEETFLTFYKLGYLSGTDGSEPLCCPFDARRNGFILSEGASVLVLEDEEYALKRGAKILAYVLGYGNSFDPESDSNFSHKGKGLINAINNALKSASLYPDDINYISASANSAKGLDRMETKVFKEVFGKQIYKIPISSIKSMIGESYSASGALSLAAAVCSLQKGIIPPTVNYLEKDSECDLDYVPNIAISKKINNILLTASDFYGNNTAIVLGKYGG
- a CDS encoding class I SAM-dependent methyltransferase, translated to MENVLKAQYERVRRFERKPFTQSIDYSFSSIIDRKRKWLKAHGRSFDISENGLGIYTDYPLEPGHIIWFNEGIEDKAGFVKYCIKSDNGYRVGVELDGKHVDIIDEATELFNKRLEEIEKKCQNKNENPQDILQAIEDAISEIRNAYIHFEEKVKDRNIIRDAQIRFREKTNHIISKSYFMNRARTWPQGYQGDYKMLEGMYRNTPLSQGLGYYLDLAFLRAPLTVAVRNRIEKLRTILKDELLIRNNPAVLNIACGSCREVFELSSEIESSSAKFTCIDLDNDALAFAANRLSYTNISPLSSKQVVLRKYNALRMFDHELNMKEFGKQDIIYSVGFFDYLETEFLIRILNSLYQLLNSGGILIAAFKDANRYIGPDYHWIVDWDGFLQRNEEEFRNILTMANIPDSAISENRDNSGLIVFYLIRK
- a CDS encoding slipin family protein, with the protein product MPFIAPSFMGFLLIIFLIIYFLSSAIKILREYERGVVFRLGRVIPVKGPGLVIIWPIIDKLVKVSLRTVTMDVPPQDVITKDNITVKVNAVIYFRVMDPIKAITEVEDFYFATSQISQTTLRSILGQSQLDDLLTKREEVNAELQKVIDFQTEPWGIKVTAVEVKNVDLPTEMLRAIAKQAEAERERRAKVIHAEGEFQAAQKLTEAANIIATSPSALQLRFLQTLTEIATEKNSTIIFPVPIDLVKPFLDKFGKGSKTE
- a CDS encoding nodulation protein NfeD, giving the protein MIYTPFCLKKKIIFSWSIILIFLLYSIFSISYSQETKKEVMVITIQSVINPVVAEFITKQIKKANERKVEAFIIELDTPGGLDTSMRNIVKDIIGSEIPVIVYVSPSGSRAASAGVFITLASHIAAMAPGTNIGAAHPVGIGEKMDKTMAEKATNDAAAYIKSIAEKRARNIQWAEDAVRKSISATETEALNLHVIDLISKNINSLLDEIHGKKVQTILGEKVLNTKNAVVIRENMSIRHKILGLISDPNIAYILMLLGFYGLFFELTNPGSIFPGVIGGICLILAFYSFQTLPVNYAGLLLIILSIIMFILEVKIISHGILTIGGIISMILGSIMLFESPAPFMKLSFYIILPAVIITALFFTLTFSLAFKAYKRKPVTGLEGLMGEKGIAVTNITKEGGMVLLHGERWSAFSDEPITKGEKIVIESIEGLTVKVKKL
- a CDS encoding histone deacetylase; translation: MKKVGFIYDDIFLKHKMPPGHPESSQRLTVILETLQKSILWNKLIHLKPCPAKENDILEVHTKKYFDNIKSFTGFYDSDTYISEHTFEVSLYAAGAIIEALEKTKQGIIERAFCAVRPPGHHAEKDSAMGFCIFNNVAIGARYAQKIGYKKIFIVDFDVHHGNGTQHIFEEDDTIFYFSTHQYPHYPGTGTDSERGVGKGKGFTYNIPLQAGSGDKDFFHCYNDILPNLVMKFNPDIILVSAGYDILSSDPLSGIYVSNEGIRNIVRSIISCQKLVRHTIPPIIFTLEGGYNLKALSESVLITLFELLEI